The window AGGAGCGTGGGCCGGCGGCGTCGCTGGAGCGGACACTGACTCAGCTCCGGGCGGTCCTGCGGGACGACGACACCCCCTCGCCGGCGGGGATCTGGGCCGAGCCGATCCAGGGATCCGGCGGCGTCATCGTTCCCCCTGAGGGGTTTCTGACGGGGCTCCGCGCCATCGCGGACGACCACGACCTCCTGTTGATCGTCGACGAGATTCAGACCGGGATGGGCCGAACCGGCGAGTGGTTCGGCTGTACCCGGAGCGGGATCACCCCGGACGCGGTGACCGTCGGCAAGGCGGTCGGCGGGATCGGGCTGCCGCTCTCGGCGACGATCTACCGGGAGGAGTTCGACACCTGGGGACCGAGCGCCCACGCCGGCACGTTCCGCGGTCACGTCCCCGCGATGATCGCCGGCGCTCGGGCGATCGAGTACATCGACAGCCACGGGCTCTTGGACCGCGCGCAGGACCTCGGGTCCTACCTCAGGGAACGGCTGGCGGAGTGTGCGAACGCGTGCCCCTCGCTGGTCGACGTCCGCGGCCGGGGGCTGCTCGTCGGCGCCGAGTTCGAGGCCGCGGACGGGTCTCCGCTCCCCTCGGTCGTCGAGGCGATCCAGGACCGCTGTCTCCGCCGCGGGCTCGTCGTCTGGACCGCCGGCATCGAGGGCCACGTCCTCCGGCTACTGCCCCCGCTCGTCCTCACCGACGAGCAGGCCCGCGTCGGGATGGACATACTGACCGAGGTAATCGAGGACGTGACACGGGCGTCGACGGAGACGCCGGACGTCGCCGGGCGACGCTCCTGAGTGGCGACGTTCCAGTGGCCTCCGGTATCGGTCGACGTTCGAGTATGTCCGTTCGGTCGCTGTGGCCGTGTGCCGCCCTCGGCCGCGAGTGGGTGCCGTCCTCGACTGCGAACGGGTGAGTTCGGGCCGGGCCCACGCGGCTACCCGTCGATGGCCGACTCCGCGATGATGTCCCGCATGATCTCGCTGGTTCCGTCGTAGATCTGTGCGATCTTCGTCCACCGGAGATACTCCTCGACCCGGTACTCGTCGAGCAGCCCGTAGCCGCCGTGGAACTGGATCGCGTCGCTGGCGACCTCCTCGGCGAGCTCCGACGCCAGGAGCTTCGCCATCGCGGGCTCTTCCGCCAGGTCGGCGTCCTCCTCGAGGTCCCGTGCCGCCTCGTACGTCAGGCTCCGGACGGCTTCGAGCCGCGCCTCGTACTCCGCGATGCGGTGGCGGACCGCCTGCCGCTCGGAGACTGGATCGCCGAACGCCTCCCGGTCGGAGATGTAGTCGATCGTGCGGTCGAGCGCCCCCCGGGCCGCGCCGATCGAACTCGCCGCGATCTCCAGGCGGCTCCCGTTCATCGTCCGCATCGCCTGGTAGAACCCCTCGCCCTCCTCGCCGACGAGCGCGTCTGCGGGCACCCGCGCGTCGTCCAGTTCCAGCCGCCCGAGAGACATCGCGCCCGGACCGGCGAACTCGTCTAACTCCACCTGGTGGAAGCCCTCTGTCCCGGACTCGACGACGAACGACGAGATCCCGCGGTGCGGCGGATCGGTGTCCGCCGTCCGCGCGAACACTAAGACTGCGTCCGCGATCGGGCCGTTGCCGATGAAGATCTTCTCGCCGTTGATGACGTACTCGTCGCCGTCGCGAACGGCGCGCGTCTCCGTGTTCGCGAAGTCCGACCCGCCCCGGGGTTCGGTCATCGCCGCGCCGGTGATGATCTCGCCGTTCGTCACCGGCCGAACCCACCGTTCGGCCTGCTCCTCTGTGCCCTCGGCCGCGATGATCTCACACCCGAACATCGATCCGGTGATCGCCTCGGCGATCCCCGGATCGGCCGCGTACAGCTCCTCGCGGACGACGAGGTTGCCGGTGATCCCCAGTCCGCCGCCGCCGTACTCCGCCGGGAGCGCCGCGGACGTGAGGCCCTTCTCGGCCGCCTTCCGGACGATGTCTCTGGGATGTTTGTTCTCCCGTTCGAACTCGACGGCGACGGGTTCGATCTCGGTGGCAGCGAACTCCGCGGCCGTTGCCCGGAGTTCTGACTCCGCTTCGGAGAGCTCCATACCTCGGTTTCGGACTTCCGCGTAATAAATCTCCCAGGTCCCGGCTACCGGTTCCCGAACGCCTCGGGGTTCACGACGCCGTCGACTGCCTCGCCGCGGTACGCCGCGGCCCCGATCTCGCTGGCCCGCTCGCGGAGCCGACGGATGGCGCCCGGCGAGAACCACGCGGCGTGCGGGGTCACGACGGTGTCGGACCGCGTCAAAAGCGGGTTGTCATCGCGCGGCGGCTCGGTCGCGAGGACGTCGAGTCCGGCGCCGTAGAGCGGGCCCTCCTCCAAGGCCTCGACCAGCGCCGCCTCGTCGACGAGCGTCCCCCGCGCCGTGTTGATCAGGATCGAGTCGGCGGGCATCCGCTCGAAGACGGAGCCGTCGAACAACCCTTGGGTCTCCGGCGTCAGCGGCGCGTTCACGGAGAGCACGTCTGACCCCTCCACGAGTTCGTCGAACGACACCGGGGACGCGCCCGCCGCGCGGATCTCCTCGTCGTCGAGGTATGGGTCGTGGGCGACGACGTCGGCGCCGATCGCCGCGGCGAGGTCGGCCGCGGCTCTCGCTTTCTTCCCGAACGCGAAGAACCCGAACGTGAGCGAGGACGCCGTCCGAACCGGCGAGACCGCGTCCCAGTCCCAGCCGCCGGCTGCCGTCCGGGCGTCGTACTGCGGCAGGCCCCGAACGAGCGCGAGCGCAAGGGACACGATGTGCTCGCCGACCTCCTCGTTGCAGTACTCCGGCACGTTCGTGACTGCGGTCCCGCGCTCGGTTGCCGCGTCGACGTCGACGTTGTCGACGCCCGTGGCGTACACCGTCACCACCGAACACCCGACGGCGTCCATAGCTTC of the Halobellus ruber genome contains:
- a CDS encoding aspartate aminotransferase family protein, with the protein product MAAGPPPEEIHFSQRPQVEGSIPGQRSRELLEKQSEIEANTVAYPRSLPIAMDAARGATIRDADGNVYLDFFGGIGVANVGHSNPYVLSAAQDQLDSLAHTIDFPTEARIEFLEALDGIAPGSLPGNSRIAFGGPTGTNAIEASIKLARYNTGNEGLIGFDRGYHGGTAGALSLSGWSSYKSDYEPLLSGVVHVPYPTARGQERGPAASLERTLTQLRAVLRDDDTPSPAGIWAEPIQGSGGVIVPPEGFLTGLRAIADDHDLLLIVDEIQTGMGRTGEWFGCTRSGITPDAVTVGKAVGGIGLPLSATIYREEFDTWGPSAHAGTFRGHVPAMIAGARAIEYIDSHGLLDRAQDLGSYLRERLAECANACPSLVDVRGRGLLVGAEFEAADGSPLPSVVEAIQDRCLRRGLVVWTAGIEGHVLRLLPPLVLTDEQARVGMDILTEVIEDVTRASTETPDVAGRRS
- a CDS encoding acyl-CoA dehydrogenase family protein, with protein sequence MELSEAESELRATAAEFAATEIEPVAVEFERENKHPRDIVRKAAEKGLTSAALPAEYGGGGLGITGNLVVREELYAADPGIAEAITGSMFGCEIIAAEGTEEQAERWVRPVTNGEIITGAAMTEPRGGSDFANTETRAVRDGDEYVINGEKIFIGNGPIADAVLVFARTADTDPPHRGISSFVVESGTEGFHQVELDEFAGPGAMSLGRLELDDARVPADALVGEEGEGFYQAMRTMNGSRLEIAASSIGAARGALDRTIDYISDREAFGDPVSERQAVRHRIAEYEARLEAVRSLTYEAARDLEEDADLAEEPAMAKLLASELAEEVASDAIQFHGGYGLLDEYRVEEYLRWTKIAQIYDGTSEIMRDIIAESAIDG
- a CDS encoding C-terminal binding protein — encoded protein: MTTQSPVRVVHIDPHGFDDVAIERELFESAFESVEFVTVDTGGDAIAADVDRADVLLAHYAEVTAEAMDAVGCSVVTVYATGVDNVDVDAATERGTAVTNVPEYCNEEVGEHIVSLALALVRGLPQYDARTAAGGWDWDAVSPVRTASSLTFGFFAFGKKARAAADLAAAIGADVVAHDPYLDDEEIRAAGASPVSFDELVEGSDVLSVNAPLTPETQGLFDGSVFERMPADSILINTARGTLVDEAALVEALEEGPLYGAGLDVLATEPPRDDNPLLTRSDTVVTPHAAWFSPGAIRRLRERASEIGAAAYRGEAVDGVVNPEAFGNR